In one window of Rhodanobacter sp. FDAARGOS 1247 DNA:
- a CDS encoding YicC/YloC family endoribonuclease produces the protein MIRSMTAYASAETTGPAGTLGCELRTVNHRYLELSPRLPDDLRAFESQLRERVASKLSRGKLDLTVRRTGDGRSESLQVNSALLARLSELNLDMAALFPGLQVQFTELLRFPGVMQQAETDPEAQQAALFDVLDRALDALTATREREGAKLGEILREKLDGIERVVADVRGWMPEIRAALRTRLETRLADLKQPVEPGRLEQELVLQITRTDVDEELDRLSTHIAETRRVLGLKEPVGRRLDFLMQEFNREANTLGSKSVDARSTNAAVELKVLIEQMREQVQNIE, from the coding sequence ATGATCCGCAGCATGACGGCCTATGCCAGCGCCGAAACCACCGGCCCCGCCGGTACGCTCGGCTGCGAGCTGCGCACGGTCAACCACCGCTACCTGGAGCTGAGCCCGCGGCTGCCGGACGACCTGCGCGCGTTCGAATCGCAATTGCGCGAGCGGGTGGCGAGCAAGCTGTCGCGCGGCAAGCTGGACCTGACCGTGCGGCGTACCGGCGACGGGCGCAGCGAATCGCTGCAGGTGAACAGTGCGCTGCTGGCGCGCCTGTCGGAGCTGAACCTGGACATGGCCGCGCTGTTCCCCGGCCTGCAGGTGCAGTTCACCGAACTGCTGCGCTTCCCCGGCGTGATGCAGCAGGCCGAAACCGATCCCGAGGCGCAGCAGGCCGCACTGTTCGACGTGCTCGACCGCGCGCTGGACGCGCTCACCGCCACCCGCGAGCGCGAGGGCGCCAAGCTGGGCGAGATCCTGCGCGAGAAGCTGGACGGCATTGAGCGCGTGGTGGCCGACGTGCGCGGCTGGATGCCGGAGATCCGCGCCGCGTTGCGCACCCGCCTGGAAACGCGGCTGGCCGACCTGAAGCAGCCGGTCGAGCCGGGCCGGCTGGAGCAGGAACTGGTGCTGCAGATCACCCGCACCGACGTCGACGAGGAACTGGACCGGCTCAGCACGCATATCGCCGAGACGCGCCGCGTGCTGGGGCTGAAGGAGCCGGTCGGCCGCCGGCTGGACTTCCTGATGCAGGAATTCAACCGCGAGGCGAACACGCTGGGTTCCAAGTCGGTCGACGCGCGCAGCACCAACGCGGCGGTCGAGCTGAAGGTGCTGATCGAGCAGATGCGCGAACAGGTGCAGAACATCGAATGA
- the mlaE gene encoding lipid asymmetry maintenance ABC transporter permease subunit MlaE: MTARGPQANNVVLRSLAQIGASGLFLLTLLAAVPRSFRHVRETIRQLWFVGAMSLTIIMVCGLFVGMVLMLQLYHVLSIFGGTSASGMVVALSVYRELGPVVTALLFAGRAGTAITAEIGLMRATDQISAMEMMAVDPIAYVATPRFLAGLIAMPLLCCVFCAMAVFGGHLVGVTWLGIDNGTFWSNMTAVVDVRTDIVNGVLFKSLAFGAVVSLIAVFQGFTTAPTSEGVAYATTRTVVASSIAILALDFVLTAFLM, translated from the coding sequence ATGACCGCGCGCGGGCCACAAGCCAACAATGTCGTGCTCCGCTCGCTGGCGCAGATCGGGGCCAGCGGACTGTTCCTGCTGACCCTGCTGGCGGCGGTTCCGCGCAGCTTCCGCCACGTGCGCGAGACGATCCGCCAGCTGTGGTTCGTCGGCGCGATGAGCCTGACCATCATCATGGTCTGCGGCCTGTTCGTGGGCATGGTGCTGATGCTGCAGCTGTACCACGTGCTGTCGATCTTCGGCGGCACCTCGGCCAGCGGCATGGTGGTGGCGTTGTCGGTGTACCGCGAGCTGGGTCCGGTGGTCACCGCGCTGCTGTTCGCCGGCCGCGCCGGTACCGCGATCACCGCCGAGATCGGCCTGATGCGCGCCACCGACCAGATCTCGGCGATGGAGATGATGGCGGTCGACCCGATCGCCTACGTCGCCACGCCGCGCTTCCTGGCCGGGCTGATCGCGATGCCGCTGCTGTGCTGCGTGTTCTGCGCGATGGCGGTGTTCGGCGGCCACCTGGTCGGCGTCACCTGGCTGGGCATCGACAACGGCACGTTCTGGTCGAACATGACGGCGGTGGTCGACGTGCGCACCGACATCGTCAACGGCGTGCTGTTCAAGAGCCTGGCCTTCGGCGCGGTGGTGTCGCTGATCGCGGTGTTCCAGGGCTTCACCACCGCGCCCACCAGCGAAGGCGTGGCGTATGCCACCACGCGCACCGTGGTCGCCTCGTCGATCGCCATCCTGGCGCTCGATTTCGTGCTCACCGCTTTCCTGATGTAA
- the gmk gene encoding guanylate kinase, with protein sequence MNIEAAGTLFVVAAPSGAGKSTLVNALLERERAISLSVSHTTRPPRPGEMYGRHYYFVERAEFEREIAEGIFLEHAEVHGNLYGTSRTTVQDLLAQGRDVLLEIDWQGAEQIRRSKPDCVSVFILPPSRAELERRLRGRGSDAPEVIERRLRNSRGEIAHAHEFDYVLVNDVFDDALADLQAIVRAVRLRSALQWQRHEALIAELLAPGG encoded by the coding sequence ATGAATATTGAGGCGGCGGGCACGCTGTTCGTGGTCGCCGCGCCCTCCGGCGCGGGCAAGTCCACCCTGGTGAACGCGCTGCTCGAGCGCGAGCGCGCGATCTCGCTGTCGGTGTCGCACACCACGCGGCCGCCGCGTCCCGGTGAAATGTACGGACGGCATTACTACTTCGTCGAACGCGCGGAGTTCGAGCGCGAGATCGCCGAAGGCATTTTCCTGGAACACGCCGAGGTGCATGGCAACCTCTACGGCACCTCGCGCACCACGGTGCAGGACCTGCTGGCGCAGGGTCGCGACGTGCTGCTGGAGATCGACTGGCAGGGCGCCGAGCAGATCCGTCGCAGCAAGCCCGATTGCGTCAGCGTGTTCATCCTGCCGCCGTCGCGGGCCGAGCTGGAACGGCGCCTGCGTGGCCGCGGTTCGGATGCGCCGGAGGTGATCGAGCGCCGCCTGCGCAACTCGCGCGGCGAGATCGCCCACGCCCATGAGTTCGACTACGTCCTGGTCAACGACGTGTTCGACGATGCGCTGGCCGACCTGCAGGCGATCGTGCGGGCGGTGCGCCTGCGCAGCGCGCTGCAGTGGCAGCGCCACGAAGCCCTGATCGCCGAACTGCTCGCCCCCGGCGGCTGA
- a CDS encoding ABC transporter ATP-binding protein — translation MTDPVRATPDDATLVRIRGLTTVLNGKTIFDALDMDIPRGRITAIMGPSGTGKTTLLKHITGQMRADAGTIHVNGANLAQLSREQLYKLREGIGYLFQNSALLTDFDVFENVAFPLRQHTKLPEELIRNLVLLKLQAVGLRGAARLSPDELSGGMARRVALARAIVFDPMLILYDEPFVGLDPVALNQVLKLIRTLNETLGITSVLVAHELEAVKRVADHVYLIANGKVVAQGDPKTIADDGSAWTRQFFGGEADGPVPFQYPAGDYAQALGLAGVAK, via the coding sequence ATGACCGACCCCGTTCGCGCCACACCCGACGACGCCACCCTGGTGCGGATCCGTGGCCTGACCACGGTGCTCAACGGCAAGACCATTTTCGATGCGCTGGACATGGACATCCCCCGCGGCAGGATCACCGCGATCATGGGCCCCAGCGGCACCGGCAAGACCACCCTGCTCAAGCACATCACCGGGCAGATGCGCGCCGACGCGGGCACGATCCACGTCAACGGCGCGAACCTGGCCCAGCTGTCGCGCGAACAGCTGTACAAGCTGCGCGAGGGGATCGGCTACCTGTTCCAGAATTCGGCGCTGCTGACCGACTTCGACGTGTTCGAGAACGTGGCGTTCCCGTTGCGCCAGCACACGAAGCTGCCGGAGGAGCTGATCCGCAACCTGGTGCTGCTGAAGCTGCAGGCCGTCGGCCTGCGCGGCGCGGCGCGGTTGAGCCCGGACGAGCTGTCCGGCGGCATGGCGCGGCGCGTGGCGCTGGCGCGGGCGATCGTGTTCGATCCGATGCTGATCCTGTATGACGAGCCGTTCGTGGGGCTGGACCCGGTGGCGCTGAACCAGGTGCTGAAACTGATCCGCACGTTGAACGAGACGCTGGGCATCACCAGCGTGCTGGTGGCGCACGAGCTGGAAGCGGTCAAGCGGGTGGCCGACCACGTGTACCTGATCGCCAACGGCAAGGTGGTGGCGCAGGGCGATCCGAAGACGATCGCCGATGACGGCTCGGCGTGGACGCGCCAGTTCTTCGGCGGCGAGGCGGACGGCCCGGTGCCGTTCCAGTATCCGGCCGGTGATTACGCGCAGGCACTGGGTCTGGCGGGAGTGGCGAAATGA
- the rph gene encoding ribonuclease PH produces MNSVSRPSGRASDQLRAVSIERHYTRHAEGSVLVSFGDTRVLCTASIEDRAPAWLRGKGEGWITAEYGMLPRATNTRMQREAARGGQGGRTMEIQRLIGRSLRACINRQALGERVITLDCDVLQADGGTRTAAITGAYVALVDAVNLLMKRENLKRNPVIGAIAAVSVGIYKGQPVLDLDYAEDSDCDTDMNVVMNDGGGFIEVQGTAEGHAFRRDEMDAMLALAEKGIGELVAAQRAALLSH; encoded by the coding sequence ATGAATTCCGTCTCCCGCCCCAGCGGCCGCGCCAGCGACCAGCTGCGCGCCGTCAGCATCGAACGCCACTACACCCGCCACGCCGAAGGCTCGGTGCTGGTGAGCTTTGGTGACACCCGCGTGCTGTGCACCGCCAGCATCGAGGATCGCGCGCCGGCCTGGCTGCGCGGCAAGGGCGAGGGCTGGATCACCGCCGAATACGGCATGCTGCCGCGCGCCACCAACACCCGCATGCAGCGCGAAGCCGCGCGCGGCGGCCAGGGCGGCCGCACCATGGAGATCCAGCGGCTGATCGGCCGCAGCCTGCGCGCCTGCATCAACCGGCAGGCGCTGGGCGAACGGGTGATCACGCTGGACTGCGACGTGCTGCAGGCCGACGGCGGCACCCGCACCGCGGCGATCACCGGCGCCTACGTGGCCCTGGTCGACGCAGTGAACCTGCTGATGAAGCGCGAGAACCTCAAGCGCAATCCGGTGATCGGCGCGATCGCCGCGGTCTCGGTGGGCATCTACAAGGGCCAGCCCGTGCTCGACCTCGACTACGCCGAGGACTCGGATTGCGACACCGACATGAACGTGGTGATGAACGACGGCGGCGGCTTCATCGAAGTGCAGGGCACCGCCGAAGGCCATGCGTTCCGCCGCGACGAAATGGACGCGATGCTGGCGCTGGCCGAAAAAGGCATCGGCGAATTGGTTGCCGCGCAACGTGCGGCGCTTTTATCCCATTGA